The following coding sequences are from one Sesamum indicum cultivar Zhongzhi No. 13 linkage group LG11, S_indicum_v1.0, whole genome shotgun sequence window:
- the LOC105174361 gene encoding pentatricopeptide repeat-containing protein At4g02750-like produces the protein MGVRDSVSWNVMIRCYLENEMVEHARELFDRMPDRTSVSWNTMIMGYIKAGKTHVALKLFVAMPEKDVVSWTAIITGLCRASQVDEAWRLFKQMPEANAVSWSSIISGFQQNGFAIESLNVFREMLLVGIVPTPHLFTSVLSACADLAIVSVSEQVYCQPLKRGFHGNNHVGNSAISMFVKTGSFYNARRIFLDLDKPDRVTWNAMIVGFAQHGYGLEAMMIFHQMQKAQVLPDGISYMGVLHGCSHCGFVQEGREYFQSMKMDYGISPGPEHFSAMVDLYARAGKLKEAYEIILELPFKPTTIFWRTLLNGCRIWGNTELGVCAAEQILKLEPYNSSACLMVINIFALAGKWKEVAKMRAQMRDGAARKELGCSWIDIKGKNHLFTTGDEIHPEADQIYAVVELFAYDMEKYYLRLDRFSDGLE, from the coding sequence atggGTGTGCGAGACTCGGTTTCTTGGAATGTCATGATCAGGTGCTACCTTGAGAACGAAATGGTTGAGCATGCAAGAGAGTTGTTCGACAGAATGCCTGACAGGACTTCTGTTTCTTGGAACACCATGATCATGGGTTATATAAAAGCGGGAAAAACTCATGTGGCGTTGAAGCTGTTTGTAGCAATGCCTGAGAAAGATGTCGTGAGCTGGACAGCTATTATTACTGGATTGTGTCGTGCTTCACAGGTTGATGAAGCGTGGCGCTTGTTTAAGCAAATGCCTGAAGCAAATGCAGTTTCTTGGTCGTCCATTATATCGGGGTTTCAGCAGAATGGGTTTGCAATTGAGAGCTTGAATGTGTTTAGAGAAATGTTGTTGGTTGGAATTGTGCCAACTCCTCATTTGTTCACGAGTGTGTTGTCGGCCTGCGCTGATTTAGCAATTGTTTCGGTGAGTGAGCAAGTATATTGTCAACCTCTTAAAAGGGGGTTTCATGGTAATAATCATGTTGGAAATTCAGCAATTTCTATGTTTGTCAAGACCGGGAGTTTTTACAACGCAAGGCGCATTTTCCTGGACTTAGATAAACCTGATCGTGTAACATGGAATGCTATGATTGTGGGTTTTGCACAGCATGGGTATGGATTGGAAGCAATGATGATTTTCCATCAGATGCAAAAGGCTCAAGTTCTGCCAGATGGAATTAGCTATATGGGGGTTTTACATGGTTGTAGCCATTGCGGATTTGTGCAGGAAGGGAGAGAGTATTTTCAGTCAATGAAAATGGATTATGGGATATCACCAGGACCCGAGCATTTTTCCGCAATGGTGGACCTTTATGCACGTGCCGGGAAGCTTAAAGAAGCATATGAGATTATACTGGAGCTGCCCTTCAAGCCAACAACAATCTTTTGGAGGACATTGTTGAATGGATGCAGGATCTGGGGAAACACAGAATTGGGTGTTTGTGCCGCAGAACAAATATTGAAACTTGAACCTTACAATTCAAGTGCGTGTTTGATggtcattaatatttttgcacTGGCTGGGAAATGGAAGGAGGTGGCAAAAATGAGGGCACAAATGCGGGATGGAGCTGCTAGAAAGGAGTTGGGTTGTAGTTGGATTGATATTAAGGggaaaaatcatttattcACCACTGGGGATGAAATTCATCCAGAGGCTGATCAGATTTATGCAGTTGTTGAGTTATTCGCCTATGACATGGAGAAATACTATTTAAGATTGGATAGATTTTCAGATGGATTGGAGTAG
- the LOC105174362 gene encoding protein CNGC15b-like: MGNLSFKRSKSVRFRDDLETANLSPASCSKYMTLTSNNKKETANSCLKHAEIHSGNPFQDKKLSRVFSEDYEIVQKKILDPRGPVVSRWNKCFLIACLVSLFVDPLFFYLPTVKEDACMQASVPLEIALTIVRSFVDAFYMIQIFVRFRTAYVAPSSRVFGRGELVIDSSKIASRYFRKDFWLDLVSALPLPQLLIWAIIPSMRGSNVISAKHGLRLTIIFQFLLRLYLIFPLASKIIRTAGVVVEAAWAGAAFNLMLFMLASHVIGSCWYVLSVERQEECWKHFCDLQQPKCRYSYFDCETMGDSDRRSWFASSNISKLCGLGSEFYNFGIYGDAVAYNVAMSSFLNKYSYCLWWGLRNLSSIGQNLITTTYIGEITFAITIAILGLVLFALLIGNMQTYLQSSTARLEEWRVRRTDTEKWMHHRQLPHHMKERVRKYDLYKWVTTRGVDEEAIMRGLPLDLRRDIKHHLCLDLVRRVPMFGEMDECTLDAICERLKPVLCTPGTCLVREGDPVIEMLFILRGXXXXXXXXXXXTGFFNSCQLGSGDFCGEELLSWALYPRPSILLPSSTRTVNAITEVEAFALVSEDVKFVASQFRKLHSKQLKHKFRFHSNQWRTWAACFIQAAWFRYKRRKEGGVLKARENVTAPPAELAMERCASLPPRASEFAMYAAQLATSTRRSGSLRNGSQMDILSAMKKPVEPDFSIDDSV, from the exons ATGGGCAACTTGAGCTTCAAAAGGTCAAAATCTGTAAG ATTTCGAGATGACCTTGAAACTGCAAATTTATCTCCAGCAAGTTGCAGCAAATATATGACACTCACATCAAACAATAAGAAAGAAACAGCTAACTCTTGCCTGAAGCACGCTGAGATTCACTCTGGCAATCCCTTTCAGGATAAGAAACTTTCAAGAGTATTCTCTGAGGACTACGAGATTGTGCAAAAGAAGATATTGGATCCACGAGGTCCTGTTGTAAGCCGATGGAATAAATGTTTTCTAATTGCATGCCTCGTCTCTCTTTTTGTTGACCCcctattcttttatttgcCAACTGTTAAGGAAGACGCATGTATGCAAGCAAGCGTCCCCCTTGAGATAGCGCTTACCATCGTTCGTTCATTTGTAGATGCATTTTACATGATTCAGATTTTTGTTCGATTTAGAACAGCTTATGTTGCACCTTCTTCTCGTGTATTTGGGAGGGGAGAGCTGGTTATTGACTCTTCAAAGATTGCTTCAAGATATTTCCGTAAAGACTTTTGGCTTGATTTAGTATCTGCTCTACCCCTTCCACAG CTGTTGATATGGGCTATTATACCATCAATGAGAGGTTCCAACGTGATCAGCGCAAAACATGGGCTGCGGCTCACCATCATATTTCAGTTTCTTTTGAGGCTCTATCTTATTTTCCCCCTTGCATCTAAAATAATCCGAACCGCTGGGGTCGTAGTTGAAGCTGCCTGGGCAGGTGCAGCTTTTAATCTTATGCTTTTTATGCTGGCAAGTCAT GTCATCGGCTCCTGCTGGTACGTTCTATCAGTTGAGCGGCAAGAAGAGTGCTGGAAACATTTCTGCGATCTTCAACAACCTAAGTGTCGGTACTCCTATTTTGACTGTGAAACAATGGGTGACTCAGACAGGAGATCTTGGTTTGCGTCAAGCAATATTTCCAAACTGTGTGGTCTTGGTAGCGAATTCTATAATTTCGGAATCTATGGTGACGCAGTCGCTTACAATGTGGCAATGTCGAGCTTCCTCAACAAATATTCCTATTGTCTTTGGTGGGGACTGAGAAATCTGAG CTCTATCGGACAGAATCTTATCACCACCACTTATATTGGGGAAATTACATTTGCCATAACAATCGCGATTCTGGGCTTGGTGCTTTTCGCATTGCTTATTGGGAATATGCAA ACATACCTTCAATCTTCGACTGCACGTCTCGAGGAGTGGAGGGTTAGAAGGACCGACACCGAGAAATGGATGCATCATCGCCAACTTCCTCATCATATGAAGGAAAGAGTCCGTAAATATGATCTTTATAAATGGGTTACCACAAGAGGAGTCGACGAGGAAGCTATTATGAGGGGTCTTCCTTTGGATCTCCGACGAGACATCAAGCACCATCTCTGTCTTGACCTAGTCCGGCGA GTTCCCATGTTCGGTGAGATGGATGAATGCACCCTGGATGCAATATGTGAAAGATTGAAGCCAGTTTTATGCACTCCGGGTACTTGCCTTGTCCGTGAGGGTGACCCTGTGATTGAAATGCTCTTCATATTACGAGG NNNNNNNNNNNNNNNNNNNNNNNNNNNNNNNNNAACTGGGTTTTTCAATTCGTGCCAGCTAGGATCAGGAGACTTCTGTGGTGAAGAACTGCTCAGTTGGGCTCTCTACCCACGCCCCAGTATCCTCCTCCCTTCCTCCACACGAACGGTGAATGCCATCACCGAGGTCGAGGCGTTTGCTCTCGTCTCCGAGGATGTGAAGTTCGTTGCATCACAATTCCGCAAGCTGCACAGCAAGCAACTGAAGCACAAGTTTAGGTTCCACTCGAATCAATGGAGGACATGGGCTGCATGCTTTATACAAGCAGCATGGTTTAGgtacaaaagaagaaaggaaggCGGTGTGCTGAAGGCTCGGGAGAATGTAACAGCTCCTCCGGCCGAATTAGCTATGGAACGTTGTGCTTCGTTGCCACCAAGAGCATCTGAGTTCGCCATGTACGCTGCACAGTTGGCTACTAGCACTAGAAGGTCTGGGAGCCTGAGAAATGGTTCACAAATGGACATACTAAGCGCAATGAAGAAACCAGTGGAACCTGATTTCTCAATTGATGATAGTGTATGA
- the LOC105174300 gene encoding cytokinin riboside 5'-monophosphate phosphoribohydrolase LOG3, whose translation MERECEVKASKFKRICVFCGSSQGKKTSYQEAAIELGKVLVSRNIDLVYGGGSIGLMGLVSQAVHDGGRHVIGVIPKTLMPRELTGETVGEVKAVADMHQRKAEMARHSDAFIALPGGYGTLEELLEVITWAQLGIHDKPVGLLNVDGYYNSLLSFIDKAVEEGFISPNARHIIVSAPTAKELVKKLEEYVPRHERVAPKLSWEMEQLGYSQKYDMSR comes from the exons atggagagagaGTGTGAAGTGAAGGCGTCCAAATTCAAGAGGatttgtgtgttttgtggGAGTAGCCAGGGCAAGAAGACTAGCTATCAAGAAGCTGCTATTGAACTCGGCAAAGTCTTG GTTTCGAGGAACATTGATTTGGTCTATGGAGGAGGTAGCATAGGCCTGATGGGTTTGGTTTCACAAGCTGTTCATGATGGTGGTCGGCATGTTATTGG GGTGATTCCCAAGACGCTCATGCCTCGAGAG TTAACTGGCGAAACAGTCGGGGAAGTGAAAGCAGTTGCAGATATGCACCAAAGGAAAGCAGAGATGGCCAGGCATTCAGATGCTTTTATTGCATTACCAG GGGGTTATGGAACTCTGGAGGAATTACTTGAAGTGATAACATGGGCTCAACTTGGCATCCATGATAAGCCG GTGGGGTTGCTGAATGTGGATGGATATTATAACTCATTATTGTCATTTATCGACAAAGCTGTGGAAGAAGGATTCATTAGTCCAAATGCTCGCCACATCATCGTATCCGCACCAACAGCAAAGGAGCTTGTCAAGAAATTGGAG GAGTATGTACCTCGCCATGAACGGGTTGCGCCAAAACTGAGCTGGGAGATGGAGCAGTTGGGCTACTCTCAGAAATACGATATGTCCAGGTGA